Proteins from a single region of Ananas comosus cultivar F153 linkage group 3, ASM154086v1, whole genome shotgun sequence:
- the LOC109708256 gene encoding vesicle-associated protein 1-3-like isoform X2: MQLTNKTDQCVAFKIKTTNPKKYSVRPNNGIISPGTTCNVTITMQAQKEIPPDYHCKDKFLVQSAVAEDGATNREVVSEMFNKAPGKVVEEFKLRVVYIPANPPSPVPEEVEEESSPTSSMLDEAQSSSMFDSAVKFQEGASVEKTSEALPLIAKLTQEKADAIEQNQKLRQQLGLLRKERARVRRGYSVTFVVIVLMLGILFGYLIKKM; the protein is encoded by the exons ATGCAGCTGACCAACAAGACCGATCAGTGTGTAGCTTTCAAg ATTAAAACAACTAACCCAAAGAAGTATTCTGTGCGCCCGAACAATGGAATTATTTCGCCCGGAACTACATGCAATGTCACCA TTACAATGCAAGCACAGAAGGAAATTCCGCCCGACTACCATTGCAAAGATAAATTCCTTGTGCAGAGTGCTGTGGCTGAGGATGGTGCAACAAACAGGGAGGTCGTCTCCGAGATG tTCAATAAAGCACCGGGTAAGGTTGTCGAGGAGTTTAAGCTGCGAGTAGTTTATATTCCTGCTAATCCTCCGTCGCCAGTCCCGGAGGAAGTGGAAGAAGAATCTTCTCCGACATCATCTATGTTAGACGAGGCACAAAGTTCATCCATGTTTGATAGT gCTGTAAAGTTCCAGGAAGGAGCCTCCGTGGAAAAGACTTCAGAG GCACTACCGCTTATAGCAAAGCTGACACAAGAGAAAGCAGATGCCATTGAGCAAAATCAGAAACTGCGGCAACAGCTG GGACTGCTGAGAAAAGAAAGAGCAAGAGTTCGTCGAGGTTACTCTGTCACGTTCGTGGTGATTGTGCTGATGCTAGGCATCCTCTTTGGGTACTTGATAAAGAAAATGTAG
- the LOC109708256 gene encoding vesicle-associated protein 1-3-like isoform X1, with product MSNTLLKVQPSELKIPFELRRQSSCCMQLTNKTDQCVAFKIKTTNPKKYSVRPNNGIISPGTTCNVTITMQAQKEIPPDYHCKDKFLVQSAVAEDGATNREVVSEMFNKAPGKVVEEFKLRVVYIPANPPSPVPEEVEEESSPTSSMLDEAQSSSMFDSAVKFQEGASVEKTSEALPLIAKLTQEKADAIEQNQKLRQQLGLLRKERARVRRGYSVTFVVIVLMLGILFGYLIKKM from the exons ATGAGCAATACTCTTCTCAAAGTCCAACCCTCGGAGCTCAAGATCCCTT TTGAGCTCAGAAGGCAGAGTTCTTGTTGCATGCAGCTGACCAACAAGACCGATCAGTGTGTAGCTTTCAAg ATTAAAACAACTAACCCAAAGAAGTATTCTGTGCGCCCGAACAATGGAATTATTTCGCCCGGAACTACATGCAATGTCACCA TTACAATGCAAGCACAGAAGGAAATTCCGCCCGACTACCATTGCAAAGATAAATTCCTTGTGCAGAGTGCTGTGGCTGAGGATGGTGCAACAAACAGGGAGGTCGTCTCCGAGATG tTCAATAAAGCACCGGGTAAGGTTGTCGAGGAGTTTAAGCTGCGAGTAGTTTATATTCCTGCTAATCCTCCGTCGCCAGTCCCGGAGGAAGTGGAAGAAGAATCTTCTCCGACATCATCTATGTTAGACGAGGCACAAAGTTCATCCATGTTTGATAGT gCTGTAAAGTTCCAGGAAGGAGCCTCCGTGGAAAAGACTTCAGAG GCACTACCGCTTATAGCAAAGCTGACACAAGAGAAAGCAGATGCCATTGAGCAAAATCAGAAACTGCGGCAACAGCTG GGACTGCTGAGAAAAGAAAGAGCAAGAGTTCGTCGAGGTTACTCTGTCACGTTCGTGGTGATTGTGCTGATGCTAGGCATCCTCTTTGGGTACTTGATAAAGAAAATGTAG